In a genomic window of Streptomyces katrae:
- a CDS encoding HNH endonuclease family protein has protein sequence MGRQTGVRAGAVAAVLLLGLSGCGGPKGQGDGKAPDGPAASASPAPSASSAPPAGDAKPAPGDVLPGMVGAAVARAQLAALPTGRPGTMAGYSRDKFTHWAEQGDKCDTREVVLQRDGKDVARDSECRAVKGSWKSLYDGVTVNEASKLDIDHMVPLAEAWRSGAAAWDAAKRKAFANDLTRPQLLAVSAASNRSKGDQSPDLWQPSDKSSWCQYGRAWTTVKSHYGLTVTEAERAMLTTMIDTCAA, from the coding sequence ATGGGTCGTCAGACAGGGGTGCGCGCCGGGGCGGTGGCCGCGGTGCTGCTGCTCGGGCTGAGCGGGTGCGGCGGCCCGAAGGGCCAGGGGGACGGGAAGGCCCCGGACGGGCCGGCCGCGAGCGCGAGCCCCGCACCGTCCGCCTCCTCCGCGCCCCCGGCCGGTGACGCCAAGCCGGCCCCGGGCGACGTGCTGCCCGGCATGGTGGGCGCGGCCGTCGCGCGCGCCCAGCTGGCGGCCCTGCCGACGGGCAGGCCCGGCACGATGGCCGGGTACAGTCGCGACAAGTTCACGCACTGGGCCGAGCAGGGCGACAAGTGCGACACCCGCGAGGTCGTCCTCCAGCGCGACGGCAAGGACGTCGCCCGCGACTCCGAGTGCCGGGCCGTGAAGGGCAGCTGGAAGAGCCTGTACGACGGGGTCACCGTCAACGAGGCGTCGAAGCTGGACATCGACCACATGGTCCCGCTCGCCGAGGCCTGGCGCTCGGGCGCGGCAGCGTGGGACGCGGCCAAACGCAAGGCCTTCGCCAACGACCTGACGCGCCCCCAGCTGCTGGCGGTCTCGGCCGCCTCCAACCGCTCCAAGGGCGACCAGAGCCCCGACCTGTGGCAGCCCTCGGACAAGTCGAGCTGGTGCCAGTACGGGCGCGCCTGGACCACCGTCAAATCCCATTACGGGCTGACCGTCACCGAAGCCGAGAGGGCCATGCTGACCACCATGATCGACACCTGCGCCGCATGA
- a CDS encoding rodlin codes for MLKKFMATAAVTASILGTGALAASPAMAIGNDNGVNTVNGNGSQQIYGNQETSGAMSPQLSAIQGSLNKACVALPAKVNVQSVLSAVNVGIQDIAIASNPQNQQCTENSTQAKGDETLSHILSNIPILSGNVSAGS; via the coding sequence ATGCTCAAGAAGTTCATGGCCACCGCTGCGGTCACCGCCTCCATCCTGGGCACGGGCGCCCTCGCGGCCTCCCCGGCGATGGCGATCGGCAACGACAACGGCGTCAACACCGTCAACGGCAACGGCTCGCAGCAGATCTACGGCAACCAGGAGACCTCGGGGGCGATGAGCCCCCAGCTCAGCGCGATCCAGGGCTCGCTGAACAAGGCCTGCGTCGCCCTGCCGGCCAAGGTCAACGTCCAGTCCGTGCTCTCCGCGGTCAACGTCGGCATCCAGGACATCGCGATCGCCTCCAACCCGCAGAACCAGCAGTGCACCGAGAACTCCACCCAGGCCAAGGGTGACGAGACCCTTTCGCACATCCTGTCCAACATCCCGATCCTGTCCGGGAACGTGTCGGCCGGCAGCTGA
- a CDS encoding helix-turn-helix transcriptional regulator codes for MAATGHADTNVGHGVLIEAVGRALTTHGRAVLTGPAGAGKTEVAHAVAAAAEARRETVLRLAPEAADRHIPEACAAALLARVPRPVLDRLAGPQRTAIALLRRETDAPRAGRDHVALRLALAEVLRTLAAPGPLLLLVDNAQWLDAESADLLRFALRLTPPRVRVLVAERAQDGAPAAETLCGPGAPAVRVPALGADEVAELLLRHGLPARLAGRIHQASGGNPRLALALGHSLAEAAGSQGGCAHHADPLPVSGQAREVARRLLAEAPARTRPTLLLAALATRPTTALLRRAGRPDAEAELAEAERAALVTVGEDGAVSFTAGALPTALAADAGWPERSAGHAALAAAVGDPVQAVRHRALAVDAPDAELAAEITRAADACRRRGQRALAAELGLLAAERTPADLPAEELARLVAAAEDAGWAGRADLARRATRAVLARDASPAQRVRARLAVIDAAGQALAALDETFAFACAEADAADDPSLLAAVQLRIAWKHNLSDGDPVRSRDAAAEAGALAKAGGDQVAEAMALTVRARMGRILADPDAEDILAEALALPAPEVPLGMRNAPQYLAVRHALFDDRLADARSRLLVLLPAVQRTGSAEDVFEVLRSLTEVELRRGACVLGAAHARRALELTIEAGLSPGPAWYVAATAEAAGGSFARAAAYARRGIRASEEEHDQVFLSRGLYALGTVELATGEAAKAVATLRRVAELEEAQQVVDPSILRWHGELAEALVAADDPAGAVALLDAVTPVARALGRTPVLAALDRARGLALSAQGEPEPAVALLQATVQRFEALGLPLERGRTLLALARVERRRRRRAPARAALRDAAEVFERAGAQPWLALARENAPETCVPHPGAAALTDAEARLALLVGGGASNQEAAAKLFLSVKTVEARLTRIYQKLDVRSRAQLATALRGH; via the coding sequence GTGGCGGCGACGGGGCACGCTGACACCAACGTCGGACACGGCGTACTCATCGAGGCCGTCGGCCGCGCGCTGACCACGCACGGCCGCGCCGTCCTCACCGGCCCCGCCGGAGCCGGCAAGACCGAGGTGGCCCACGCCGTCGCGGCCGCCGCCGAAGCCCGCCGCGAGACCGTCCTGCGACTCGCCCCCGAAGCCGCCGACCGGCACATACCCGAGGCCTGCGCCGCCGCCCTCCTCGCCCGGGTCCCCCGCCCCGTCCTCGACCGCCTCGCCGGACCCCAGCGCACCGCCATCGCCCTCCTGCGCCGCGAGACCGACGCACCCCGCGCCGGACGCGACCACGTCGCCCTGCGCCTGGCCCTCGCCGAGGTCCTGCGCACCCTCGCCGCCCCCGGACCCCTCCTGCTCCTCGTCGACAACGCCCAGTGGCTCGACGCCGAGAGCGCCGACCTGCTCCGCTTCGCCCTGCGCCTGACCCCGCCCCGGGTGCGGGTGCTCGTCGCCGAACGCGCCCAGGACGGCGCCCCCGCCGCCGAAACCCTCTGCGGCCCCGGCGCCCCCGCCGTCCGCGTCCCCGCCCTCGGCGCCGACGAGGTCGCCGAACTGCTGCTCCGCCACGGCCTCCCCGCCCGCCTCGCCGGCCGCATCCACCAGGCCAGCGGCGGCAACCCCCGCCTCGCCCTCGCCCTCGGCCACTCCCTCGCCGAAGCCGCCGGGAGCCAGGGCGGCTGCGCCCACCACGCCGACCCCCTGCCCGTCTCCGGCCAGGCCCGCGAGGTCGCCCGCCGGCTCCTCGCCGAAGCCCCCGCCCGGACCCGCCCCACGCTGCTGCTCGCCGCCCTCGCCACCCGCCCCACCACCGCCCTGCTGCGCCGCGCCGGCCGCCCCGACGCCGAAGCGGAACTCGCGGAGGCCGAACGGGCCGCCCTGGTCACCGTCGGCGAGGACGGAGCCGTCTCCTTCACCGCCGGCGCCCTGCCCACCGCCCTGGCCGCCGACGCGGGCTGGCCCGAACGCTCCGCCGGGCACGCCGCCCTCGCCGCCGCCGTCGGCGACCCCGTCCAGGCCGTACGCCACCGCGCCCTCGCCGTCGACGCCCCCGACGCGGAACTCGCCGCCGAGATCACCCGCGCCGCCGACGCCTGCCGCCGCCGCGGCCAGCGGGCCCTGGCCGCCGAACTCGGGCTGCTCGCCGCCGAGCGCACCCCGGCGGACCTGCCCGCCGAAGAACTCGCCCGGCTCGTCGCGGCCGCCGAGGACGCCGGCTGGGCCGGCCGCGCCGACCTCGCCCGCCGTGCCACCCGCGCCGTCCTCGCCCGGGACGCCTCACCCGCCCAGCGGGTACGGGCCCGGCTCGCCGTGATCGACGCCGCCGGGCAGGCCCTGGCCGCCCTCGACGAGACCTTCGCCTTCGCCTGCGCCGAGGCCGACGCCGCCGACGACCCCTCCCTGCTGGCCGCCGTACAGCTGCGCATCGCCTGGAAGCACAACCTCAGTGACGGGGACCCCGTCCGCTCCCGGGACGCCGCGGCCGAGGCCGGGGCCCTCGCCAAGGCCGGGGGAGACCAGGTCGCCGAAGCCATGGCCCTGACCGTACGGGCCCGTATGGGACGCATCCTCGCCGACCCCGACGCCGAGGACATCCTGGCCGAGGCCCTTGCCCTGCCCGCCCCCGAGGTCCCCCTCGGCATGCGCAACGCCCCCCAGTACCTCGCCGTCCGCCACGCCCTCTTCGACGACCGGCTCGCCGACGCCCGCAGCCGGCTCCTCGTCCTGCTCCCCGCCGTCCAGCGCACCGGCTCCGCCGAGGACGTCTTCGAGGTGCTGCGCAGCCTCACCGAGGTCGAACTGCGGCGCGGGGCCTGCGTCCTGGGCGCCGCGCACGCCCGCCGCGCCCTGGAACTGACCATCGAGGCGGGCCTCTCCCCGGGACCCGCCTGGTACGTCGCCGCCACCGCCGAGGCGGCCGGCGGCAGCTTCGCGCGGGCTGCCGCCTACGCCCGCCGCGGCATCCGCGCCTCCGAGGAGGAACACGACCAGGTCTTCCTCTCCCGGGGCCTCTACGCCCTCGGCACCGTCGAACTGGCCACCGGCGAGGCCGCCAAGGCGGTGGCCACCCTGCGCCGGGTCGCCGAGCTGGAGGAGGCCCAGCAGGTGGTGGACCCCTCCATCCTGCGCTGGCACGGGGAGCTCGCCGAGGCCCTGGTCGCCGCCGACGACCCGGCCGGGGCCGTAGCCCTCCTCGATGCGGTGACCCCCGTCGCCCGCGCCCTGGGACGCACCCCCGTGCTCGCCGCCCTGGACCGGGCCCGGGGGCTCGCGCTGTCGGCGCAGGGCGAACCGGAGCCCGCCGTCGCCCTGCTCCAGGCCACCGTCCAGCGCTTCGAGGCCCTGGGACTGCCCCTGGAGCGGGGCCGTACGCTGCTCGCGCTGGCCCGGGTGGAACGCCGGCGCCGCCGCCGGGCGCCGGCCCGGGCCGCGCTGCGCGACGCCGCCGAGGTGTTCGAACGGGCCGGGGCGCAGCCGTGGCTCGCCCTGGCCCGGGAGAACGCCCCCGAGACCTGCGTCCCGCACCCGGGGGCGGCGGCGCTGACCGACGCCGAGGCCCGCCTCGCCCTGCTGGTCGGCGGGGGCGCCAGCAACCAGGAGGCGGCCGCGAAGCTGTTCCTCAGCGTCAAGACCGTCGAAGCCCGGCTCACCCGGATCTACCAGAAGCTCGACGTCCGCTCCCGGGCCCAGCTGGCCACCGCGCTGCGGGGCCACTGA
- a CDS encoding S8 family peptidase, giving the protein MSVTLLAGSATAAVAVTPASDPAAHTLPNAAAPAAPATAPVENLIVGYKSSAPEAGSNTAAADDASAKGKKAGKKAKFDRRLGTGAALVSLGGATAPADAAKVMDQFRADPDVAYVEPDSRAYAMSTPDDTEYAKQWDLFEPTAGMNVPAAWDKTTGSGVTVAVIDTGYVAHSDVAPNIVAGYDFISDSTAARDGNGRDNNPADQGDWSAAGECGTGSKASDSSWHGTHVAGTIAAATNNGKGVAGIAYNAKIQPVRVLGKCGGATSDIVDAITWASGGTVAGIPANATPAKVINMSLGGSGTCSASYQNAINAAVARGTTVVVAAGNSNADASSFTPASCNNVITVAATNRTGDRSFYSNYGAKVDVSAPGGETRRATDTPGTVTTPENGILSTLNNGTTTPGAEIYKPYQGTSMAAPHIAGLAALLVAAKPSLTPAQVEAAIKAGARPLAGTCTGGCGAGLADAAATVNAVTSTPSTPFFENTADFAIADNTTVESPITVSGVTGNAPAALKVGVNIAHTYIGDLKVDLVAPDGTVYTLHNRAGGSTANINQTYTVDASSEVANGTWKLRVNDNAAGDTGKIDSWSLGF; this is encoded by the coding sequence ATGTCCGTCACCCTCCTCGCAGGCTCCGCCACCGCCGCCGTGGCCGTGACCCCCGCGAGCGACCCGGCCGCCCATACCCTCCCGAACGCGGCGGCCCCCGCTGCCCCGGCCACCGCCCCGGTCGAGAACCTGATCGTGGGCTACAAGTCCTCCGCCCCGGAGGCCGGCTCCAACACCGCGGCCGCCGACGACGCCAGCGCCAAGGGCAAGAAGGCCGGCAAGAAGGCGAAGTTCGACCGCCGCCTGGGCACCGGAGCCGCGCTCGTCAGCCTGGGCGGTGCGACCGCCCCGGCCGACGCCGCCAAGGTGATGGACCAGTTCCGCGCCGACCCGGACGTCGCCTACGTCGAGCCCGACTCCCGCGCCTATGCGATGAGCACCCCGGACGACACCGAGTACGCCAAGCAGTGGGACCTCTTCGAGCCCACCGCCGGCATGAACGTGCCCGCCGCCTGGGACAAGACCACCGGCTCCGGCGTCACCGTCGCCGTGATCGACACCGGCTACGTGGCCCACTCCGACGTCGCCCCCAACATCGTCGCCGGCTACGACTTCATCTCCGACTCCACCGCCGCCCGCGACGGCAACGGCCGCGACAACAACCCGGCCGACCAGGGCGACTGGAGCGCCGCCGGCGAGTGCGGCACCGGCTCCAAGGCCAGCGACTCCTCCTGGCACGGCACCCACGTGGCCGGCACCATCGCCGCCGCCACCAACAACGGCAAGGGCGTCGCCGGCATCGCGTACAACGCGAAGATCCAGCCCGTCCGCGTCCTCGGCAAGTGCGGCGGCGCCACCTCGGACATCGTCGACGCCATCACGTGGGCCTCGGGCGGCACCGTCGCGGGCATCCCGGCGAACGCCACCCCCGCCAAGGTCATCAACATGAGCCTCGGTGGCTCCGGCACCTGCAGCGCCAGCTACCAGAACGCCATCAACGCCGCCGTCGCCCGCGGCACCACCGTCGTCGTGGCCGCCGGCAACAGCAACGCCGACGCGAGCTCCTTCACCCCGGCCAGCTGCAACAACGTCATCACCGTGGCCGCCACCAACCGCACCGGCGACCGCTCCTTCTACTCCAACTACGGCGCCAAGGTGGACGTCTCCGCCCCCGGCGGTGAGACCCGCCGCGCCACCGACACCCCCGGCACCGTCACCACGCCGGAGAACGGCATCCTCTCCACCCTGAACAACGGCACCACCACCCCCGGCGCGGAGATCTACAAGCCGTACCAGGGAACCAGCATGGCCGCCCCGCACATCGCCGGCCTCGCCGCGCTCCTCGTGGCCGCCAAGCCCTCCCTCACCCCGGCGCAGGTCGAGGCCGCCATCAAGGCGGGCGCCCGCCCGCTGGCCGGCACCTGCACCGGCGGCTGCGGCGCCGGCCTCGCCGACGCGGCCGCGACCGTCAACGCCGTGACCTCCACCCCCAGCACGCCGTTCTTCGAGAACACCGCGGACTTCGCCATCGCCGACAACACCACGGTGGAGAGCCCGATCACCGTCAGCGGTGTGACCGGCAACGCCCCGGCCGCCCTCAAGGTCGGCGTGAACATCGCCCACACCTACATCGGTGACCTGAAGGTCGACCTGGTCGCCCCCGACGGCACCGTGTACACCCTGCACAACCGGGCCGGCGGCAGCACCGCCAACATCAACCAGACCTACACCGTCGACGCCTCCTCCGAGGTCGCCAACGGCACCTGGAAGCTCCGCGTGAACGACAACGCGGCCGGCGACACCGGCAAGATCGACTCCTGGAGCCTCGGCTTCTGA
- a CDS encoding DUF1838 family protein, with amino-acid sequence MTPDDLLRDFARTRASLDGEEVVYWWSGDVHSWAPGEPYRRLFGFEGVNVSRLLADEEEGGYRLLSREAAFYLDPATREILETWQEKPVVHVWNDPANLRLRPFPVPRTELGGQVCFSLEIPLAYPSPLPVALYPLNSADDTYRALELFQFFAPAEALSGGAPSVPATMSWTRMSPWLPWMEQGQRPGGLTFHCRGVKLGSYAEVPERTRAYIGGRHPEFAHAPEKWSEPNETSWTYFRALHPRGNPE; translated from the coding sequence ATGACACCGGACGACCTGCTGCGCGACTTCGCCCGCACCCGGGCCTCCCTCGACGGAGAGGAGGTCGTCTACTGGTGGAGCGGCGACGTCCACTCCTGGGCCCCGGGCGAGCCCTACCGGCGCCTCTTCGGCTTCGAAGGGGTCAACGTCTCCCGGCTCCTGGCCGACGAGGAGGAAGGCGGCTACCGGCTGCTCTCGCGCGAGGCCGCCTTCTACCTCGACCCCGCCACTCGGGAGATCCTGGAGACCTGGCAGGAAAAGCCCGTGGTCCACGTCTGGAACGACCCGGCCAACCTGCGCCTGCGGCCCTTCCCCGTCCCCCGGACCGAACTCGGCGGCCAGGTCTGCTTCAGCCTGGAGATCCCCCTCGCCTACCCCTCCCCGCTGCCCGTCGCGCTCTACCCGCTGAACTCCGCCGACGACACCTACCGGGCCCTGGAGCTCTTCCAGTTCTTCGCCCCCGCCGAGGCCTTGTCAGGCGGGGCGCCGAGCGTCCCGGCGACCATGTCCTGGACGCGGATGTCCCCCTGGCTGCCCTGGATGGAGCAGGGGCAACGCCCTGGCGGCCTCACCTTCCACTGCCGGGGCGTGAAGCTCGGTTCCTACGCCGAGGTCCCCGAGCGCACCCGCGCCTACATCGGCGGCCGGCACCCGGAGTTCGCGCACGCCCCGGAGAAGTGGAGCGAGCCGAACGAGACCAGCTGGACGTACTTCCGCGCCCTCCACCCGCGCGGCAACCCCGAGTAG
- a CDS encoding DUF1996 domain-containing protein — protein sequence MGKVHRLPLLLACLVLGLGLTAAVLGASRAAAPASVAGPYVDLRRVPPGPAGPAPGPGASTGTVEVECGRNEEGHWNEDNLVVSPGVRAGAHHTHAYVGNLSTDALSTDASLAAAATSCTGGDRSVYYWPVLRRTDRSGSGPHEGAAGHGNAGEILREASVRVEFRGSPVSEVVAMPRFLRAITGDAVAYTAGGGAGVRARWGCSGLPDRSTTGYPRCPAGQLVTRTLVFPSCWNGLDTAAPDHRSHLAFPAASGVCAQGTFPVPELRVSLAYAVAPGVPLALDSFPEQRHSPLTDHAMFVNVMTDPRMEEVVACLNEGRACRM from the coding sequence TTGGGGAAGGTACACCGGCTTCCGCTGCTGCTGGCCTGCCTGGTGCTCGGCCTCGGACTCACCGCCGCGGTCCTGGGCGCCTCACGGGCGGCGGCGCCCGCCTCCGTCGCGGGCCCGTACGTGGACCTGCGCCGCGTGCCGCCCGGACCCGCCGGACCGGCGCCCGGGCCGGGGGCCTCCACCGGCACGGTGGAGGTGGAGTGCGGGCGCAACGAGGAAGGGCACTGGAACGAGGACAACCTGGTGGTCTCGCCGGGGGTGCGGGCCGGCGCCCACCACACGCACGCGTACGTGGGGAACCTGTCCACGGACGCCCTGTCCACCGACGCCTCGCTGGCCGCCGCCGCGACGAGCTGTACGGGCGGCGACCGCTCCGTGTACTACTGGCCGGTGCTGCGCCGCACGGACCGGTCCGGGAGCGGACCGCACGAGGGGGCGGCCGGGCACGGCAACGCGGGCGAGATCCTGCGGGAGGCCTCGGTGCGGGTGGAGTTCCGGGGGAGCCCCGTGAGCGAGGTGGTGGCGATGCCCCGGTTCCTGCGGGCGATCACCGGCGACGCCGTCGCGTACACGGCGGGCGGGGGCGCCGGGGTCCGGGCCCGCTGGGGCTGTTCGGGCCTGCCGGACCGGTCCACCACCGGCTACCCGCGCTGTCCGGCGGGCCAGCTGGTCACCCGTACGCTGGTCTTCCCCAGCTGCTGGAACGGCCTGGACACCGCCGCCCCGGACCACCGCTCCCACCTGGCGTTCCCGGCCGCCTCCGGGGTCTGCGCGCAGGGCACCTTCCCGGTGCCCGAGCTGCGGGTCTCCCTGGCGTACGCGGTGGCGCCGGGGGTGCCGCTGGCGCTGGACTCCTTCCCCGAGCAGCGGCACAGCCCGCTCACCGACCACGCGATGTTCGTGAACGTGATGACGGACCCGCGGATGGAGGAGGTCGTCGCCTGCCTCAACGAGGGCCGCGCCTGCCGGATGTGA
- a CDS encoding sigma-70 family RNA polymerase sigma factor: protein MAGPLWPRARRGSTDEALIRAVYEEHGNALLAYATRLTGDRAAAEDVVQETLIRAWRHSDALVNGKGSVRGWLLTVARNIITDRYRARAARPPEVSGTAAAPPVAGDHAESVVDTMTVLGALDRLSPEHRDVLTELYYRQHSVAEAADRLGIPAGTVKSRSHYALKALRAVFTDGGAEEFGGNRRSGRPPQQPGGLREVVA, encoded by the coding sequence ATGGCCGGACCACTGTGGCCCCGCGCGCGGCGGGGCTCGACCGACGAGGCTCTGATCAGGGCGGTCTACGAGGAACACGGCAACGCCCTGCTCGCGTACGCCACGCGGCTCACCGGCGACCGGGCCGCCGCCGAGGACGTCGTCCAGGAGACCCTGATCCGGGCCTGGCGGCATTCCGACGCGCTGGTCAACGGGAAGGGCTCGGTGCGCGGCTGGCTGCTCACGGTGGCCCGGAACATCATCACCGACCGGTACCGGGCCCGGGCGGCCCGGCCGCCGGAGGTCTCCGGTACGGCGGCCGCTCCCCCCGTGGCGGGCGACCACGCGGAGTCCGTGGTGGACACGATGACGGTCCTGGGCGCCCTGGACCGGCTCTCGCCGGAACACCGGGACGTGCTCACGGAGTTGTACTACCGCCAGCACAGCGTGGCCGAGGCCGCCGACCGCCTGGGCATTCCGGCGGGCACGGTCAAGTCGCGCTCGCACTATGCGCTCAAGGCCCTGCGCGCGGTGTTCACGGACGGCGGCGCCGAGGAGTTCGGCGGGAACAGACGATCAGGCCGGCCGCCCCAGCAGCCCGGCGGACTGCGGGAGGTGGTGGCGTGA
- a CDS encoding zf-HC2 domain-containing protein codes for MNARQHEEELLGPYVLGVLDEEDVRRVEEHVGDCTGCREEVAALREMESVLGEVPEEAFLDGPPQGGDLLLQRTLRQVRGERAARTRWRGAVAGLAAAASLAAVFWAGARLGGDAGSTAALPPPPSPSASAPPSPPAGTRVASATDPGTGARMTVQVTPAARWVRVRAAVTGVPAGERCRLVVVSRDGTRSTAGGWVVGTAEHGEGKGAALDGSAAVDPSDVRAVLVENESGRTFVSVPV; via the coding sequence GTGAACGCGCGGCAGCACGAGGAGGAGCTGCTCGGACCGTACGTGCTCGGTGTCCTGGACGAGGAGGACGTACGGCGCGTCGAGGAGCATGTCGGCGACTGCACGGGGTGCCGGGAGGAGGTGGCCGCGTTGCGCGAGATGGAGAGCGTCCTGGGCGAGGTGCCCGAGGAGGCGTTCCTCGACGGGCCCCCGCAGGGCGGCGACCTGCTGCTCCAGCGGACCCTGCGGCAGGTGCGCGGCGAGCGGGCGGCCCGGACCCGGTGGCGGGGCGCGGTGGCGGGACTGGCGGCGGCCGCCTCGCTGGCGGCCGTGTTCTGGGCCGGGGCCCGGCTCGGCGGGGACGCCGGCAGTACGGCCGCGCTGCCCCCGCCGCCGTCGCCGAGCGCGTCGGCGCCGCCGTCGCCGCCGGCCGGGACCAGGGTGGCGTCGGCGACGGATCCGGGCACCGGGGCGCGGATGACCGTGCAGGTGACCCCGGCGGCCAGGTGGGTCCGGGTGCGGGCGGCGGTGACCGGGGTGCCGGCCGGGGAGCGGTGCCGCCTGGTGGTGGTCTCCCGGGACGGTACGCGGTCCACGGCGGGCGGCTGGGTCGTGGGCACGGCGGAGCACGGCGAGGGCAAGGGAGCGGCCCTGGACGGCTCGGCGGCCGTGGACCCGTCGGACGTGAGGGCGGTGCTGGTGGAGAACGAGTCGGGGCGGACGTTCGTGTCCGTGCCGGTGTGA
- a CDS encoding alpha/beta hydrolase family protein produces MITRRRTAAAAALLALLLPAPLLAASAASAAPAAAVDARTAGPELPAPTGRYAVGSEDLHLVDRSRTDPWAHTGPRELMVTLRYPAQRGTGRNPAPYMSTEEARLILADKGLDAIVDPAAFAATRAHARVGARPVDGRYPLIVLSPGFTVPRATLTSLAEDLASRGYVVAAVDHAYESAATAFPGGRILTCLACDQAQGPGGREAVTDTRAKDVSFLLDRLTGRHPAWRHAGLIDRGRIAMAGHSIGGGAALAAMAADQRIRAGADMDGGLPVPYPAAGTGGRPFMLFGSAASAPGQETAGNWSGAWPHLDGWKRWITIDGTDHFGPTDYPVLRDQLGVPHPEAPLPGARTLELTRTYVAAFFDQHLKGQPRPVLDGPRADAPEVRFHNP; encoded by the coding sequence ATGATCACCAGACGCCGCACCGCGGCCGCCGCAGCCTTACTCGCCCTCCTGCTCCCCGCCCCGCTCCTGGCGGCCTCCGCCGCCTCCGCCGCGCCCGCGGCCGCCGTGGACGCCCGCACCGCCGGGCCCGAACTCCCGGCCCCCACCGGCCGCTACGCCGTCGGCTCGGAGGACCTCCACCTCGTGGACCGCAGCCGCACCGACCCGTGGGCGCACACCGGCCCCCGCGAGCTGATGGTCACCCTGCGCTATCCCGCGCAGCGCGGCACCGGCCGCAACCCGGCGCCCTACATGAGCACCGAGGAGGCCCGGCTGATCCTCGCAGACAAGGGCCTCGACGCGATCGTCGACCCCGCCGCCTTCGCCGCCACCCGGGCCCACGCCCGCGTCGGCGCCCGGCCCGTCGACGGCCGCTACCCGCTGATCGTGCTCTCGCCCGGCTTCACCGTCCCGCGCGCCACCCTCACCTCGCTCGCCGAGGACCTGGCCTCCCGGGGCTACGTCGTCGCCGCCGTCGACCACGCCTACGAGAGCGCCGCCACCGCCTTCCCCGGCGGCCGGATCCTGACCTGCCTGGCCTGTGACCAGGCCCAGGGCCCCGGCGGCCGGGAGGCCGTCACCGACACCCGGGCCAAGGACGTCTCCTTCCTCCTCGACCGGCTCACCGGCCGCCACCCCGCCTGGCGCCACGCCGGCTTGATCGACAGGGGCCGCATCGCCATGGCCGGCCACTCCATCGGCGGCGGCGCCGCCCTCGCGGCCATGGCCGCCGACCAGCGGATTCGCGCGGGCGCCGACATGGACGGCGGCCTGCCCGTGCCCTATCCCGCCGCCGGGACCGGCGGGCGCCCGTTCATGCTGTTCGGTTCGGCCGCCAGCGCCCCCGGCCAGGAAACCGCCGGGAACTGGTCGGGGGCGTGGCCGCACCTCGACGGCTGGAAGCGCTGGATCACCATCGACGGCACCGACCACTTCGGCCCCACCGACTACCCGGTGCTGCGCGACCAGCTCGGCGTGCCCCACCCCGAGGCGCCGCTGCCCGGCGCCCGCACCCTGGAGCTGACCCGGACCTACGTCGCGGCCTTCTTCGACCAGCACCTCAAGGGGCAGCCCCGGCCGGTCCTGGACGGCCCCCGCGCCGACGCCCCCGAGGTCCGCTTCCACAACCCCTGA